In Plasmodium relictum strain SGS1 genome assembly, chromosome: 4, a single window of DNA contains:
- a CDS encoding 40S ribosomal protein S15A, putative, with the protein MVRMSVLADCLKTINNAEKRGRRQVLIRPSSKVVIRFLRYMQKKGYIGNFEIVDDHRSGKIVVNLLGRINKCAVISPRYDVKLEEIEKIITSILPSRLFGHLILTTPYGIMDHEEARRKHTGGKVLGFFF; encoded by the exons atGGTTCGCATGAGTGTATTAGCTGATTGTTTGAAAACAATAAACAATGCTGAAAAGAGAGGAAGACGACAAGTTTTAATTCGCCCATCATCAAAAGTTGTTATAAGATTTTTGAGATATATGCAAAAAAAAGGATACATTGGAAATTTTGAAATAGTAGATGATCATAGATCAGGAAAAATTGTTGTTAATTTATTGGgaagaataaataaatgtgCTGTTATATCACCAAG atATGACGTAAAATTAGAAGAAAtcgaaaaaattataacaagTATATTACCTAGTAGACTTTTTggtcatttaattttaacaaCACCATATGGAATAATGGATCATGAAGAAGCAAGAAGAAAACATACTGGTGGAAAAGTTTTaggttttttcttttaa
- a CDS encoding proteasome subunit alpha type-3, putative produces MAGLSAGYDLSVSTFSPDGRLYQVEYIYKSINNNNTALSLECKDGIISCCINSNLDKNKMIKKNSYNRIYHINNNIIITYAGLDGDARNIIDRAKSEANNYYYNFHTNIPLHILTNRISLYIHAYTLYWHLRPFASSIILASFDKNEKGEIYCIEPNGACYKYSGVVIGKNKEMFKTEIEKKNYKNINVKDALIDIYKIILTSDDHINKDNLSNLVNFSWICEESSYEFQNIGESILNNAMKIAVEYVEQLNQ; encoded by the exons atggcAGGATTAAGTGCAGGATATGATTTATCAGTATCTACTTTTTCACCAGATGGGAGGTTATATCAAgttgaatatatttataaatcaattaataataataatacagcTTTAAGTTTAGAATGTAAAGATGGAATAATAAGTTGTTGTATTAATTcaaatttagataaaaataaaatgattaaGAAAAATAGTTATAATAGAATATATCACATTAATaacaatattataattacatATGCAGGATTAGATGGGGATGCAAGAAATATTATTGATAGAGCAAAAAGTGAAGCTAATaactattattataattttcatacTAATATACCATTACACATTTTAACTAATAgaatttctttatatattcatgCATATACATTATACTGGCATCTTAGACCTTTTGCTTCCTCAATTATTCTAGCATcttttgataaaaatgaaaaag gTGAAATTTATTGCATAGAACCTAATGGAGCATGTTATAAATACTCAGGAGTGGTTATAGGAAAGAATAAAGAAATGTTTAAAACGGagattgaaaaaaaaaattataaaaacataaatgtAAAAGATGCTTTaattgatatatataaaattattttaactaGTGATGATCAcattaataaagataatttatCAAATTTAGTTAATTTCTCATGGATATGTGAAGAATCTTCTTAtgaatttcaaaatataggagaaagtattttaaataacGCAATGAAAATAGCTGTAGAATATGTAGAACAATTAAatcaataa
- a CDS encoding HVA22/TB2/DP1 family protein, putative, whose amino-acid sequence MDKLKEYDKEKEQEKCNVIQGAHGIKKLSSKVLSDKLNNLDVSRVFDNIDDHIKKHPFINDLAKKFGVKPSYIIVPFFFFLFVSLIFGWGAALICNVLGFAYPAYQSFKAVESQSTDETKLWLTYWVVFSLFFFLEYLIDIILFWIPFYYLIKLLFLLYLYMPQVRGAEMVYNYVIRPILLKHEKTIDDTVQKISQTATNHLTQITGNLTEKLVQEGLRRRNIN is encoded by the exons atggataaattaaaagaatacgataaagaaaaagaacaaGAAAAATGTAATGTAATACAAGGTGCACATGGTATTAAGAAATTATCATCAAAAGTATTAAGCGATAAATTGAACAATTTAGATGTTAGTAGAGTATTTGACAACATAGATGATCACATAAAAAAACATCCATTCATAAATGATTTGGCAAAAAAGTTTGGCGTTAAACCATCATATATTATtgtacctttttttttttttttatttgtttctttaatatttGGATGGGGAGCAGCTTTAATATGCAACGTACTTGGATTTGCTTATCCAg CATATCAATCATTCAAGGCAGTGGAATCTCAGAGTACTGATGAAACAAAGTTGTGGTTAACATATTGGgttgttttttctttgtttttttttcttgaatatttaattgatattattttattttggattcctttttattatttaataaaattgctttttcttttatatttgtatatGCCTCAAGTTAGAGGAGCAGAAATGGTATATAATTATGTTATAAGAccaattttattaaaacacGAAAAAACAATAGATGATACTGTTCAGAAAATCAGTCAAACAGCTACTAACCATTTAACACAAATTACCGGAAATTTAACAGAGAAGTTAGTTCAGGAAGGACTAAGGAGGagaaatattaattaa
- the B9 gene encoding 6-cysteine protein produces MYKLNYILMYIVLLSDLFVLSKKLKKFDPVIKEENQLYQEVSYNCEYSGFLNLDKDFILHYCFFVGEDEHNGLVFRKFFSKELKWGNSNEVLKTNKKINLFIFIDDYLLEKLILIYSYDKKIRITVFNNYTEPTDIIEEISLNYEFLHKPNMTTKITYFYEKKKSVCVCGINKSENILCTFSFDYGLSMDDDDSVEFVLKKKIPMGHYRMDVKFEKDYVYFNLFDDSNDTNFYELKCTKIDDTYECNILNKVIKDLDNIKYKHILRNEYFEMVAYENENACYIGWTFNFISINNEINKKITESSCSNVSAYYGDEFLIITYKKHENENIFYSIFENLIMKAKGCEYKNGGSLYVMNNFLNNSCVVNINNMNVTSDNYDEINFSIVVPSKFNIQEKCFLSNQLYKNKKTNLYYLEEENIEEEDIKIYTFYFYKYILAFTDFKGSKCNLESDNKEELEVSLISENFYHEFNCDISLDSCDFFVHSQSKININYNKEWIVDKELQKSNVIYNDSHISLYDVISFSNANQLITINNDIIHIIIPSLILHTRTLKIEFTKNNTEEKRYVIIRLQRDVYPIKKVLGVNFSDIFDIYYKYYNYYNEKASFLLNEFEETSYIGMICQTNKEMTSSPCSLTLSDFFNKFIRIQKLFPKNMPFVYYNSKRKIQISKPYFLNETRFVVFKNFGSFLEKNGIKYMNLTCKCPKKNSDSDEFNEINFTITNERISPDVLQSTEVIEVPKSSKDTEVSEVPDESKSSNFREYPAITKRTSQKILGLTNNLSDDYFYRKSYSTYFNINILLLIIIFIIT; encoded by the exons atgtataaattaaattacatTTTGATGTATATTGTGTTACTGAGTGATTTATTTGTACTTAGTAAAAAGTTGAAGAAATTTGATCCTgttataaaagaagaaaaccAATTATATCAAGAAGTATCATACAACTGTGAGTACAGCggatttttaaatttagatAAAGATTTTATTCTacattattgtttttttgttGGAGAAGATGAACATAATGGTTTAgtttttagaaaatttttttcaaaagaattaaaatggGGTAATTCTAATGAAGTTTtgaaaacaaataaaaagataaatttatttatattcatagATGATTATTTactagaaaaattaattttaatctACAGTTacgataaaaaaattagaataacagtatttaataattatacagAACCAACAGATATTATAGAAGAAATTAGTTTGAATTATGAATTTTTACATAAGCCTAATATGACTACTAaaattacttatttttatgaaaaaaaaaaatcagtaTGTGTATGTGGGATAAATAAAAGTGAAAATATTCTGTgtactttttcttttgattATGGATTATCAATGGATGATGACGATTCTGTTGaatttgttttaaaaaaaaaaattccaatGGGTCATTATAGGATGGATGTGAAATTTGAGAAAGATTATGTTTATTTTAACTTATTTGATGATTCAAATGACAccaatttttatgaattgaAATGTACTAAAATAGATGATACATATGAATGTAATATCTTAAATAAAGTAATAAAAGATTTAGATAATATCAAATATAAGCATATATTGAGAAATGAATATTTTGAGATGGTGGcttatgaaaatgaaaatgctTGTTATATAGGATGGACATTTAACTTTATAAGTATAAATAAtgagataaataaaaaaataacagaATCTTCATGTTCTAATGTATCAGCATACTATGGTGATGAATTCTTAATAATTACCTACAAGAAACacgaaaatgaaaatattttttattctatattCGAA aactTAATTATGAAAGCCAAAGGATGCGAATATAAAAATGGGGGAAGCTTATATGtgatgaataattttttgaataatagTTGTGtagtaaatataaataatatgaatgtTACATCTGATAATTATGatgaaattaattttagTATCGTTGTTCCAAGCAAATTTAATATACaagaaaaatgttttttatcaaaccaattatataaaaataagaagactaatttatattatttagaagaagaaaatatagaagaagaagatataaaaatttacactttttatttttataagtacATTTTGGCTTTTACTGATTTTAAAGGAAGTAAATGCAATCTTGAAAGTGATAATAAAGAAGAATTAGAAGTATCATTAATATCAGAGAACTTTTATCATGAATTCAATTGTGATATTTCATTAGATTCTTGTGATTTTTTTGTTCATAGtcaaagtaaaataaatataaattataataaggAATGGATAGTTGATAAAGAATTACAAAAATCTAATGTTATTTATAATGATTCACATATATCTTTATATGATGTTATTAGCTTTTCTAATGCAAATCAGTTGATAACTATTAATAATGATATCATACATATCATTATTCCATCACTTATACTTCATACTAGaactttaaaaatagaatttacaaaaaataatacagaAGAGAAACGTTATGTTATTATAAGGTTGCAAAGAGATGTTTATCCAATTAAAAAAGTACTAGGTGTAAATTTTTCAgatatttttgatatttattacaaatattataattattataatgaaaaggcgagttttttattaaatgaatttgAAGAAACATCATATATAGGTATGATATGTCAAACAAATAAAGAAATGACTTCTTCTCCTTGTTCCTTGACTCTTTctgatttttttaataaatttattcgaatacaaaaattatttccaAAGAATATGCCTTTTGTGTACTATAATTccaaaagaaaaatacaaataagcaaaccttattttttaaatgaaacaCGTTTTGTTGTCTTTAAAAATTTCGGAtcatttttagaaaaaaatggtataaaatatatgaatctTACATGTAAATGTCCCAAAAAAAATTCAGATTCAGAtgaatttaatgaaattaatttCACTATCACTAATGAACGAATATCTCCCGACGTTCTTCAATCTACTGAAGTTATTGAAGTACCTAAATCTTCTAAAGATACTGAAGTTTCTGAAGTCCCTGATGAGTCGAAATCTTCCAATTTTAGGGAATACCCAGCAATTACTAAAAGAACTtcacaaaaaattttaggATTAACAAATAACTTAAGTGACgattatttttatagaaaaagtTATTCTACTTATtttaacataaatattttgttacttattattatttttattattacatag
- the CRK4 gene encoding cdc2-related protein kinase 4, putative yields the protein MDKITSKRIKNNVLKIEKSCNGEKKNLNKRKVNMNKKKGVFTNELKNEETIKKNLKKVKNDKISKNTKEKLVSTYLINTRSKENLKKETIFKELDKEKRMANVNRAASFKGRKIIVQDENDLNVWVNNKSDSLNNSNYNMINTFQNDINNDKYNNLITNNNNTNSNNNNINDNKNVLNQNNYINMKNNIEYNLLNYKKCKLDKIHLQNFNMDIYKSKNEESVENKNKTYINDNEYIMDNAIPLKENNLKNSNILEMSNKSFKNSKGFNEIYDINNSETSLLLSRNSIYTYKEDKVDNNIMNNNNKNNTSINNDINILNNNDMNNNKKNNMNSISTEEDSMEKNECKNEDGFIYKYKERNKEYLDSINLPFNNKNEENKYLFMNSIQNKNILKNSKYNDELFSKNLMNFENFCSYKFKKNINNNIINNICNMYEEDENFNVFINRKKRENARLKDDFLKFKSNSFLTLTNDHFEGEKLFKKPKISLYNILMKKNKFEEISKIENKQDDKISNILLNHQDLLINKREKIIINNDLNTKSIMKNYIKNFWCISKKEFFGKYSASSLKLENREVEKLKELIPFRDNENYTIDDLFNENNNIIEEEFLIKDYITDEKLKNFSLDLIEGFLYDKQSLYEREMIENEKIFTHISFNHKNYDVKIEKLLNLFPRDFMKKYKIVKKLGEGVYGKVFNAESLDDSYLSFAIKVLRYFWPNFKYKFGSEEFAINEFNIMRILFHPNVVCLLDSFRVHTYRKGKMKAHRNQKTRNENLSAEYDFSFQRHRKAERIQYSPSFDTIERNNKYLNLITKNYVTIEDLEKDLVMYNIDKDNLNDIKFSTSNRNIKSLRSYNNDISHNSNSHSYSSTICKKDLKKERSNDISSSHIKKKMKITEYKNYMNKNESTKLKNKSIDKLKFRKHSKKLKKIESKNNDYIENWDLFLVIEKCDCSLNDILNKAKKKHSLFIQHIKQCTAQYLPSERIDMCYDHIHNYVKYVYLPLKKIENRSFYPEVPSLTEMQTKVIIYQMLQGINHFHKKFIIHRDIKPANTLIKNIQYLSDGLNDSKEWIVKIADFGLGVYDHFLKAETKDCNIITLQYRPPEILCNSTVYNYSVDIWSVGITMCECLLGFVPVTSKFESSVLFKILVFRGLPDQEFDDLLKKEFIGELPKFKTDRIKMLKIIFTDIYGRRILGDDGIDLIDQFLSYDYKNRITANQALKHKWFKDVHLYLNEDLLRYYKKNGTYYF from the coding sequence ATGGATAAAATAACTTCAAAacgaattaaaaataatgttttaaaaattgaaaaaagtTGTAATggtgaaaagaaaaatttaaacaaaagaaaagtaaacatgaataaaaaaaaaggtgtTTTTACAAATGAAttgaaaaatgaagaaactattaaaaaaaatttaaaaaaagttaaaaatgaCAAAATTTCGAAGaatacaaaagaaaaattagtaTCGACCTATTTAATTAACACAAGAAGCAAAGAAAATcttaaaaaagaaacaatatttaaagaattagataaagaaaaaagaatggCTAATGTAAATAGGGCAGCTTCATTTAAAGGGAGAAAAATTATTGTTCAAGatgaaaatgatttaaatgtttgggtaaataataaaagtgatAGTTTGAACAATTCAAATTATAATATGATAAACACTTTCcaaaatgatattaataatgataaatataataatttaataacgaataataataatactaattctaataataataatattaatgataacAAAAATGTGttaaatcaaaataattatataaatatgaagaATAACATAGAATACAATTTGttgaattataaaaaatgtaaattagACAAAATTCATTTACAGAATTTTAATATGGATATttataaatcaaaaaatgaagaaagtgttgaaaataaaaataaaacatatattaatGATAATGAGTACATAATGGATAACGCAATTCcattaaaagaaaacaatttgaaaaatagtaatattttagaaatgagtaataaatcttttaaaaattcaaaagGATTCAATGAAATATATGACATAAATAATTCAGAAACATCCCTTTTGTTAAGTAGAAATTCCATTTACACATATAAAGAAGATAAGGTTGATAATAACattatgaataataataataaaaataatactagTATTAACAATGATATTAACATCTTAAATAACAAtgatatgaataataataagaaaaataatatgaatagtATAAGTACTGAGGAGGACTCAATGGAGAAAAACGAATGTAAAAATGAAGACggttttatttataaatataaagaaagaaataaagaatatcttgattctattaatttaccatttaataataaaaacgaagaaaataaatatttatttatgaattctattcaaaataaaaacatattaaaGAATAGCAAATATAATGATGAGTTATTCtctaaaaatttaatgaattttgaaaatttttgttcttataaatttaaaaaaaatataaataataacataattaataatatttgtaATATGTACGAAGAAGATGAAAACTTTAATGTTTtcattaatagaaaaaaaagagaaaatgcTAGACTAAAAGATGACTTTTTAAAGTTTAAATCAAATTCCTTTCTCACATTAACAAATGATCATTTTGAAGGAGAAAAATTGTTTAAAAAACCTAAAATTTCGTTGTATAATattttgatgaaaaaaaataaatttgaagAAATATCAAAAATAGAAAACAAACAAGACGATAAAATATCTAACATACTCCTAAATCATCAAGATTtactaataaataaaagagaaaaaataattataaataatgacCTGAACACAAAAagtataatgaaaaattatattaaaaatttttggtGCATtagtaaaaaagaattttttggAAAATATTCGGCTTCTTctttaaaattagaaaatagaGAAGTTGAAAagttaaaagaattaattcCATTTAgagataatgaaaattatactATTGATGAtctttttaatgaaaataataatattattgaGGAAGAATTTCTCATAAAAGATTACATAActgatgaaaaattaaaaaattttagtcTAGATTTAATAGAGGgttttttatatgataagCAATCTTTATATGAAAGAGAAATGATAgagaatgaaaaaatatttactcatatttcttttaatcataaaaattacgatgtaaaaatagaaaaattattaaatttatttcctagagattttatgaaaaaatataaaattgtcAAAAAATTAGGAGAAGGAGTCTACGGTAAGGTATTTAATGCTGAATCATTAGATGATTCTTACTTAAGTTTTGCTATTAAAGTTCTTAGATACTTCTGGcctaattttaaatataaatttggTTCTGAAGAGTTTGcaataaatgaatttaatattatgaGAATTTTGTTCCATCCTAATGTTGTCTGTTTGCTAGACAGTTTTCGAGTTCACACCTATAGAAAGGGGAAAATGAAAGCTCATCGAAATCAGAAAACAAGAAACGAAAATTTATCGGCAGAATATGATTTTAGTTTTCAGAGACATCGAAAAGCAGAAAGAATTCAATATTCTCCATCATTTGATACTATAGAAAGaaacaataaatatttaaatttaattacaaaaaattatgtaactATTGAAGACCTAGAGAAAGATTTAGTAATGTATAATATAGataaagataatttaaatgatataaaatttagTACTTCTAATAGGAATATTAAAAGTTTAAGAagttataataatgatatcAGTCATAACAGTAATAGTCATAGTTATTCTTCTACAATATGTAagaaagatttaaaaaaagagagaAGTAATGATATTTCTTCTAgtcatattaaaaaaaaaatgaaaataacggaatataaaaattatatgaataaaaatgagTCAACtaaactaaaaaataaaagtatagataaattaaaatttagaAAGCATtcaaaaaagttaaaaaaaattgagagtaaaaataatgattataTTGAAAATTGGGACTTGTTCCTAGTAATAGAAAAGTGTGACTGTAGtttaaatgatattttaaataaagcaaaaaaaaaacattcattatttattcaGCATATTAAACAATGTACAGCACAATACTTACCTAGTGAAAGAATAGATATGTGTTATGATCATATACataattatgtaaaatatgtttatttacctttgaaaaaaatagaaaatcgTTCTTTTTATCCTGAAGTGCCATCTTTAACAGAAATGCAAACAAAAGTAATCATATATCAAATGTTACAAGGTATAAATCATTTTCACAAAAAGTTTATTATACATAGGGATATAAAACCTGCCAATACACTTATCAAAAATATTCAGTATTTATCAGATGGTTTAAATGATTCTAAAGAATGGATAGTAAAAATTGCTGATTTCGGATTAGGTGTATATGATCATTTCTTAAAAGCAGAAACAAAAGATTGTAATATTATCACTTTACAATATAGACCACCTGAAATTTTATGTAATAGTACTGTTTATAATTACTCTGTTGACATATGGTCAGTTGGTATAACTATGTGTGAATGCTTATTAGGATTTGTTCCAGTAACATCTAAGTTCGAATCATctgttttatttaaaattttagttTTTAGGGGATTACCAGACCAAGAATTTGATgatttactaaaaaaagaatttattgGTGAATTACCAAAATTTAAAACTGATAGAATTAAAATgctaaaaattattttcactGATATATATGGAAGAAGAATTTTAGGTGATGACGGTATTGATTTAATTGATCAATTTTTAAGCTATGATTATAAGAATAGAATTACAGCCAATCAAGCATTAAAACATAAGTGGTTTAAAGATGTTCATCTCTATTTAAATGAAGATTTATTGaggtattataaaaaaaatggcaCTTACTATTTTTAA
- the FNT gene encoding formate-nitrite transporter, putative, with protein MPKNTIKYVVDPINVKTSCSSEDSYIRCVEYGKSKAHYSNLILLAKAILAGVFVGVCAHASGIAGGLFYYHKLREYVGISMGSFLYGFTFPIAFLCIICTGSDLFTGNTLAVTTALLQKKVKKLDYLRVMIISLLGNYIGALACAFFISYGSGAFNENADISKNHIFQFLNDIAVKKVNHSFIECVCLAIGCNIFVCLAVYFVLSIKDGSGLVFSVFFAVYSFAIAGYEHIIANIYTLNLSLMVKTNVSFFEVYFKNLFPTLIGNYIAGACILAFPLYLIYRNHYKNYEKMNDELNNAALKTLSVELHNGSNDIKDQPFGKAFK; from the exons atgccTAAAAATACTATTAAATATGTTGTAGACCCAATAAACGTAAAAACATCATGTTCAAGTGAAGATTCTTACATCAGATGTGTTGAATATGGTAAATCAAAAGCCCATTAtagtaatttaattttattagcAAAAGCAATTTTAGCTGGTGTATTTGTTGGAGTTTGCGCACATGCGTCAGGAATAGCAG GAggattattttattatcacaAATTAAGAGAATATGTAGGAATATCTATGGGCTCTTTTTTATATGGTTTTACATTTCCAATTgcttttttatgtataatatGTACAGGTTCAGATTTATTTACAGGAAATACTTTAGCCGTTACTACAGCACTGttacaaaaaaaagttaaaaaattagACTATTTGCGAGTTATgattatatcattattagGTAATTATATAGGTGCATTAGCATGtgctttttttatttcctatGGTTCAGGAGCCTTTAATGAAAATGCAGATATTAGtaaaaatcatatttttcaatttttaaatgatattgCTGTAAAAAAAGTGAACCATTCATTTATTGAATGTGTATGCCTAGCCATTGGatgtaatatttttgtttgtttagcTGTTTATTTCGTCTTATCTATAAAGGATGGTTCTGGTTTAGTATTTAGTGTATTTTTTGCAGTTTATTCTTTTGCCATTGCTGGATATGAACATATAATAGCAAATATTTATACACTAAATCTTTCACTTATGGTTAAAACCAATGTTTCCTTTTTTGaagtatattttaaaaatttatttcctACACTAATTGGAAATTAt ATTGCAGGTGCTTGCATTTTAGCCTTTCCCTTGTATCTAATTTATAGAAATCAttacaaaaattatgaaaaaatgaatgatgaattaaataatgcTGCATTAAAGac
- a CDS encoding E3 ubiquitin-protein ligase, putative: MSIIDEYDLDMYKNIVMTNNCKDEELLCIFNTSSFLNTLCFLLFFIMFLWFISILSRFYASYNIMKYLKNRKAIYMKNMSRYINEIKMLCRSHVNDIIRIKKKITPKSVDKINLNISIKNNIQLYKNYLSSSCNDLNQLYKYSISFTFSSKNSIYIRLFWGVLLKEVNDIIHNKIESNKKSINGQSTVICIDNFKNFFKDGFSKTIPNKQTSDATTLLLDKKKNDYYVDPQEDNMIDFNSCFYKTPKSFFSNGNNVTYTMPYDENFCVTEILNEIEVEKSNMIKKKEKEENEEKKKQKKNKVDIKENKMMNNEENIRIPLIIVLNDIPSNDQYNVNKASSKKSKKNDNCNTLIVLVDFKKIKDKYKPFIIKDICVLNQSVSLQKSKKKCNIFQFIDILDIYGHEEHDKECLICMTSYKDTLLMPCRHSSFCYDCMKSLRQEKCPICRCLFTSFIKFPLKNLDKTEVT, encoded by the exons ATGAGCATAATAGATGAATATGACCTAGATATGTACAAAAACATTGTGATGACTAATAATTGTAAAGATGAGGAGTTACTATGCATATTCAATACTTCCAGCTTTTTAAACACTCTTtgttttttgcttttttttattatgttctTATGGTTTATATCAATTTTGTCAAGATTTTATGCATCttataatattatgaaatatctaaaaaatagaaag gcaatttatatgaaaaacatGTCAAGATATATAAACGAAATTAAAATGTTATGTAGAAGTCATGTAAATGATATaataagaattaaaaaaaaaattactccAAAAAGtgtagataaaataaatttgaatataagtataaaaaataatatacaactgtataaaaattatttaagttCTAGTTGCAATGATTTAAATCAActatataaatattctatTTCCTTCACCTTTTCTTCAAAAAATTCCATATATATTAGATTATTTTGGGGAGTTCTATTAAAAGAAGTAAATGATATtattcataataaaatagaatcaAATAAGAAATCTATAAATGGGCAAAGCACTGTTATATGCAtagataattttaaaaatttttttaaggaTGGATTTAGCAAAACAATACCAAATAAACAAACTTCCGATGCGACTACCTTattattagataaaaaaaaaaatgactaTTACGTAGATCCTCAAGAAGATAATATGATTGATTTCAATTCatgtttttataaaacaCCTAAATCCTTTTTTAGTAATGGTAATAATGTTACATATACTATGCCTtatgatgaaaatttttGTGTAACAGAAATCTTAAATGAAATAGAAGTTGAAAAGAGTAatatgattaaaaaaaaagaaaaagaggagaatgaagaaaaaaaaaaacaaaaaaaaaataaggttgacattaaagaaaataaaatgatgaataatgaagaaaatattagAATACCTCTAATAATTGTTTTAAATGATATTCCATCTAATGATCAatataatgtaaataaaGCTTCTAgcaaaaaatcaaaaaaaaatgataattgtAATACATTAATTGTTTTAGTagactttaaaaaaataaaggataAATACAAACCTTtcataataaaagatatatgtGTATTAAATCAAAGTGTTTCTTTgcaaaaatcaaaaaaaaaatgtaatatttttcaatttattGATATATTAGATATATATGGTCATGAAGAGCACGATAAAGAATGTTTAATTTGCATGACATCTTATAAAGATACCTTATTAATGCCTTGTCGTCATTCCTCATTTTGTTATGATTGCATGAAATCATTAAGACAAGAAAAATGCCCAATATGTAGATGCCTCTTTACCTCATTTATTAAGTTtccattaaaaaatttagataaaaCAGAAGTaacttaa